The Phragmites australis chromosome 1, lpPhrAust1.1, whole genome shotgun sequence genomic interval GGATGACCACATTGAATGTGTTTGAGCATATAGAAAAGTGCAATATCTGACCTTTTCCCCCCGAATTGGCTAGGTTAAAACAACATCTCCTAAAAGATATTGTGTTCGACCAAATACTGGAGTTATCCTTCCTATGAAGACATGTGATTTCACAGGTATGTATCTGAACTCAATGTTACTGATCATAATGGTTTTGTGTATGCGAGGTTTATTGAAATATAACCATCCCGAGAGTACTCATATTAACCTACTTCTGATCGAATAAGCATTATGCTTACTTGAGTGTTAGAGGTTAGAACAGTGGTATGTAATAGCCATCCAGATTTCGGTATGAAGTACAGCCTCCACTCTAAACATAGATGTTGTTTTAGGAAGTCCATTTAGGTTTGTAAATAAATGTTGATTTTGGGTTTTCAAGGCAATATTTCCCACCAAATGTCCCTATAGATTGGTCATTGGTAGCAGCGTTAGAGAGATGGAAGTACAACCAATATTGGCAAACCATGTTAAAGAAGCAAAGTCCTAACTGCCTCCTTGTTCTGTGTGCATGAAGCTAAAGCTACAAGTATTCAGACCAGGGGGAGTAACTATCTAAATTCTATATCATTTTCTAAATGTAACGGTTTCTGACTCTTGTTTTATGTTCATTGTAAGTTGATTCCTTCTTTACTTTCACTGTCCATTTAATAAACACATGTGCTTGCTATTGGTGCAGGGCAATAGCTATCCAacttttgtttattttgtttaccTTGTTAGATCTCTTCTTATATTAGCTGATttcttctttcctctaattttatttgcgtttgtttctttttttacttaaatgtagTTACAATGCAAGCGCTGCGTACTGCTCCACCAGACATGCAATTAAAAGACAAGTTTTTGGTGCAGACCACAGTTGTTCCTGATGGTACATCAGATGATGACCTCATTCCTGCTTTTGTAAGCACATAGCTATAACCTTCAAttgcatagtttttttttttttcatttcactCATCCTAATTGAAAAGTTCACTTATTATTTTCTTGTCAGTTCTCCAAAGAAACCGGCAGATACATTGAAGAAAGTAAATTGAGAGTTGTCCTTGTTAGTGCATCCGATCCTCTTGAAGAGCAACCGATTAATGGAGTTCACAACAGTGAACCAGCTGTTGAAGTTCCTGTACTAAAAGAGATGCCCAATATAGAGAATGAAGTTCCGGCTGTTGCGAAAGAGGTTCCTCCCCCTCTGGAACAAACTCCAGCAATTGTTACTGAAATACCTTTGCCTGTCAAAGAGACTCCAGACCTTAGAGAAGTTCTTGTGCCACTGAACGAAGCACCAGCTGTTTTGACAGAATCTCCTTTGCCTCAAAAAGACGCCCCTACTATTACGATTGAACATGCCCCTGCTATTACAATTGAACATGCCCCTGCTCTTTTGAATGGATCTCTTCCACCTTCGAAACAAAACACTGCAGCTTTTAAGGAATCCCCTCCTCTGGAGGAAATTCCTAAAGAAGCTATTATGCTAAGTGATCGAGGACTTTTCAATGTGCAGAACCATCAACTATCTCATGTAAGCTTCTGCTATGTAGTACATCGTGAGCCCATTTTTCTAAGTTTAGCTTAATCTAAGAGAAATACTTGTAGGGCTTTTAAACATGTTTTTGATACAGTGTGGTGCTGGTATTAAACCAGCTctagctcaacagggtcttgcACAGGCCCCAAGCAGAACCCAGTCTTACACAGTCTAGGTTTTGTCAGAAAACCCACCTTTTTCTGCTGAAACTGTATAAAAAACTTAGTTATGAAATACACCGGTGAACAAATGAGCTTTGAATTGTGGCCATACACTGTTCAACTTGTTTATCTTGGCCAGAGAAAACTGAATTAGACAGGTGTGTGAGTATGTATCTTCTGTAATACAGTCCTGACATATATCTTTCATAGCCGTCCAGTTAATTTTAGTTTTCCTTGTATCCATATGTACCAGGTAACAGAAGATGTTCAGAATCTGAAGTCAAAGCTCAACAATCTTGAGTCAAAATTGGAAGAGGTAAGCTGAAGTGCTGAACACCATGATATATTTTGAATTACTTGAACAAGTATCACGATTGGATTCTCATCAAACAATGAAGATACTATGTTTCTATTTTGTAGGCTGAAAAGATGATAATAAAGCTAAGAGAAGAGAGCAGAACTACCACCCAGGAGCGGGATAAGTTACAGCAAGAAATGGTATGTCTTGAACTTCATCAATATGTTGGAAAAATGTTGAAGAGCTATATACTATTGCTTAAAAGAAAGAATATAAAAGCACACGGTTTTAACTTGTAACTCATAAAGAAGAAACATGGAAAAACTAAAATGATTCCCAACCACAACCCCCTGCACGTGCCATCCCTAATGCTGATTCTATTTGATGGAGGAATTAATCGACCGTGTTCCAGAGTTAAGCTTATTCACCCCTCTCAACGAGCTCTAGATGATTACAGAGTCCTATCGCTGTTTGGCCTAAATTTCTAGGTGCAAACAAACACATTTATAGTCACAATGAATGGAAGGAGCTGTAGTCTCCTGGTCAGATCTGCACATCATGCTATTAATTGGGTAAGGCAGATTTGCTGTGCCAAGTTTTCTGCTTGAGGTATCTTTTGTTTCGGAGCCATCCATCCTGACTTCCAAATACTTAATCAGTCCTCAGATATCATCTGGCAACCAATATTTGTTCATGTGTTTATTTCCTTGTTCATACGTTTATATCTGCAGAGTTGGTCGATAGTCAACTGATATCTTATCTGTGCCTGAAACTGAGCAGTGGCATTCGATGAAAGCAGAATAGGTCTTGCTATATCTGCTCATAATGAAATTTCTGTTTTGTTGAAATAGTTGGCTGCAATCGCTACTTTCTGAGTAGTGCTTGCCAAGATATGTATCTTTCCTGGGGTAGACAACATATAACTGTATACGTCAGATCAAATTGCTCATCTACTACTGCCTAATTTGCTTTGATTTTATAGTTGGATTTAGTTATTAAATATTGCTCATATTCTGCATCTATTATTTCTAATATTATGCATGGTTTCGCCAGGTATTTCTAAGAAAGAAGGGAACCCCCAGGAATCAAGTTGGTTTCCCCTTGCTGTTTGTGGTGTATGTGGCGCTTCTTGGTACATCACTTGGTTACCTTCTGCAACTATGAGTACTTTTTGCGCAAAAATCAGCATATGGGATGCTTCAGTTTGTGGCAAGAGTTGAAGGGCAGTTGCACTCAGAAATCTTGGAGAGGAGCATTTCTTAGCAATTAGTTCAGATGGTTTTGCATATAACAAGGGGTACCGAACTACCAGTTGCCTGTATGTATAGAACATTTTTTTTACGTTGTATAGAACCATCCAAAAGATGCCTGCTGCCTTGTAGACTAACCTGGGATTCTTCCAGTTGCCATTTTTTTTACAGTTTGCTGGATTCGGTTATCCTGAATCGTTACAATCTTTGTGTTATTTACCCTTGGTTTGTGCCAGTTTGTGAACTACCAGAATCAGGTTGTCTTTGGTTTGACATTTTGGCTTTTAGAGGCACAAAAACCGTGTATCAAAATAGGAGTCAGGATCATTTAATTGGTGTCGAAATACCAACCTTACGACAGTACAATGATCTACAAGATACAATCATGGATTTCATTAGTTTTTATGCTATATGATGAATAAGGAGCATACGCCGGATGGGCACGAACAACTACATTATTTCCCTACAGGAGTATCCGATCGGGTCCGGGATGATCGGTCCGGGATGGTATCagaagggcggcggcggcggcgcaccgGGGCGGCCGAGGAACGGCGCACAGCAATCCTgcagcaagcagcagcagcagagaacGTAGAAGCTGCACGACAGCACAAGAGCCATCAGAGGAGAAAATTTTCTGGCTAAGACGGCAACTGTTTCGACGATTTTATTTCCAAATGAAAGGATTAAAATGCCATCAGTTGGTCAAATACTCAACTCACCAAGATCCCAGAACGCCTCCAAAGCCAGGTCCCCCAAAACCAGGTCCACCGGGCGGCGGGCCCCATCCCGCAGCGCCACCTCCAGGTGGGCCCCACCCTGGTCCTCCCGGTCCATGTGGGCCCATTTCGACCGCTAAGAGGAAGCTGCTGACAACAGCTGCTCACCAACTCGGCCGAAGCACAAAAATTTTCAGACAACAAACCAGACGGTTTTGGTGCAGTGATAGTTCGAGGCGAAGGATTTTATAGACCTGTGATGACAACTGGTAGTTCGTAGTTGTGCATGTACCTGCTGTTCAATGCTCTGCATGCACGCAATTCCCATCCGCTGGTCTCTGTCGCTCTGTGTGTCAACCACTGTTCTTCACTCACTCATGCTATTCAGGAACAAGATTAGTTCAGAAGGTAATTAGCTAGACTTCTATTGTCATGTTCCATTCTAACAACTTTATTTCCTAATCCATGGTATTGTGgtctcaaatgaaaaaaaaaacatggcaCTGTCCATATTCCATATCCAATCAACATGTGTGTTCTAGTCAGGATAAAGGAATAAAATAAAGCACCTGAAATAGCTCCCTCTATAAACAGTGAGGACAACCACCTGGAGGCTGGAGCCTGGCGGCCAGCCGATC includes:
- the LOC133928762 gene encoding vesicle-associated protein 1-2-like, whose protein sequence is MGQDLVEIHPRELQFTFEVKKQSSCAVHLVNKYNKYVAFKVKTTSPKRYCVRPNTGVILPMKTCDFTVTMQALRTAPPDMQLKDKFLVQTTVVPDGTSDDDLIPAFFSKETGRYIEESKLRVVLVSASDPLEEQPINGVHNSEPAVEVPVLKEMPNIENEVPAVAKEVPPPLEQTPAIVTEIPLPVKETPDLREVLVPLNEAPAVLTESPLPQKDAPTITIEHAPAITIEHAPALLNGSLPPSKQNTAAFKESPPLEEIPKEAIMLSDRGLFNVQNHQLSHVTEDVQNLKSKLNNLESKLEEAEKMIIKLREESRTTTQERDKLQQEMVFLRKKGTPRNQVGFPLLFVVYVALLGTSLGYLLQL